The following proteins come from a genomic window of Henningerozyma blattae CBS 6284 chromosome 4, complete genome:
- the LOG1 gene encoding Log1p (similar to Saccharomyces cerevisiae YJL055W; ancestral locus Anc_1.327) — MLKTNERLSVCVYCGSSFGNRDDYSNNAEALGELFHQLKWRLVYGGGSTGLMGCIAKATMGPQLDGNVLGIIPDALISKERDQGNVDELNKKIKNNVENHKGSTPISSEYGETIVVRDMHTRKRLMANESDSFVAMPGGFGTLEEIMECITWSQLGIHSKPIILFNMDGFYDSLLLFLKHSIDQGFISETNGNIVQVATTPEEVIEKIKNYNPPEGRFNLNWSDEHDHQN; from the coding sequence atgttGAAAACTAATGAAAGATTAAGTGTTTGTGTCTACTGTGGTTCTAGTTTTGGAAACAGAGATGactattcaaataatgcaGAAGCTCTTGGAGAATTGTTCCATCAATTAAAATGGCGTTTAGTTTATGGTGGTGGATCTACTGGGTTGATGGGGTGCATTGCTAAGGCTACAATGGGTCCTCAATTGGATGGTAATGTTCTTGGAATAATTCCTGATGCATTGATTTCTAAAGAAAGAGATCAAGGAAATGTGGATGAATTgaataagaaaataaaaaacaatgtTGAAAACCATAAAGGATCCACACCTATTTCTTCTGAATATGGTGAAACCATTGTTGTTCGTGATATGCATACACGTAAAAGATTAATGGCCAATGAAAGTGATTCGTTTGTTGCAATGCCTGGTGGGTTTGGTAcattagaagaaataatGGAATGTATTACATGGTCTCAATTGGGGATTCATAGTAAaccaattattttatttaatatggATGGATTTTatgattcattattattatttttaaaacattcTATTGATCAGGGCTTTATTAGTGAGACAAATGGCAATATTGTTCAGGTAGCCACAACACCTGAAGAagtaattgaaaaaattaaaaattataatccACCTGAAGGTAgatttaatttgaattggtCTGATGAGCATGATCATCAAAACTAA
- the TIM54 gene encoding Tim22-complex subunit TIM54 (similar to Saccharomyces cerevisiae TIM54 (YJL054W); ancestral locus Anc_1.328), translating to MSTFFKSIGLSKVKLPSKKWLAFYTVSSFALSGVIYDKQQQKSIRQNYIDQVKDISNEKLEINQLPRKIKVFIAPPPSDYLETSLKFWSRYVKPILYYSGLDYEIIVENQQGVIRSYVANEMRNLRKSILDLPLKNLEEEQAQLKEGNEIIKKPEPVERLDMRKYMGIFYKMELPDEIKSEDCVKNEPELTGGVICLGRGAFKEYITGLHEGLLGPLDMPKEVIDKAREISKIENDKSKDTTLQTSTEMVKDITNEEKTNETMMDIPKEETFIETIQDSNTLVKNETTELPSGDASAGANEDASANEDASANEDASANEDARANDKEICLPSFLPEKSYNEISLPIELNNFQTTLKDRETGLPILIHQPIVMIPIPNLIGFLNIPKRIYRFYNKRYMCDSICGDVTHLVKQDTIRRFEKGDLQLGLEEELDWPSRWVQKGQDRNSEWVNELIGDKRVYEQLKVINEKRE from the coding sequence ATGTCTACGTTTTTCAAAAGCATTGGATTGAGTAAAGTAAAATTACCTTCCAAAAAATGGTTAGCATTTTATACAGTCAGTAGTTTTGCGTTGAGTGGTGTAATATATGATAAACAACAACAGAAATCCATTAgacaaaattatattgatCAAGTGAAAGATATTTCTAATGagaaattagaaattaatcaattacCTCGTAAGATCAAAGTTTTCATTGCTCCACCACCAAGTGATTATTTGGAAACaagtttaaaattttgGTCAAGATATGTGAAACCAatactttattattctGGATTAGATTATGAAATAATAGTAGAGAATCAACAAGGTGTTATTAGATCATATGTTGCCAATGAAATGAGAAATCTCCGCAAAAGTATATTAGATTTacctttaaaaaatttagaagaagaacaagCTCAATTGAAAGAAGGGAATGAAATTATCAAGAAACCTGAACCTGTGGAAAGATTAGATATGAGAAAATATATGggtatattttataaaatggaattacctgatgaaattaaaagtgAAGATTGTGTCAAGAATGAACCTGAATTAACAGGAGGAGTTATTTGTTTGGGACGTGGTGCATTTAAAGAGTATATTACTGGATTACATGAAGGATTATTGGGACCATTAGATATGCCCAAAGAAGTAATTGATAAAGCTAGGGAGATTTcgaaaattgaaaatgataaatccAAGGATACTACATTACAAACATCAACAGAGATGGTGAAGGATATTACAAATGAGGAGAAAACAAATGAAACAATGATGGATATACCAAAAGAAGAAACTTTTATTGAAACTATTCAAGATTCTAATACTCTTGTCAAGAATGAAACTACAGAACTTCCAAGTGGGGATGCAAGTGCAGGAGCAAACGAAGATGCAAGTGCAAACGAAGATGCAAGTGCAAACGAAGATGCAAGTGCAAACGAAGATGCACGTGCAAACGATAAAGAAATTTGTTTACCATCATTCCTTCCTGAAAAATCATACAACGAAATTTCTCTACCgattgaattaaataatttccaaACCACATTAAAAGATCGTGAAACTGGATTACCTATTCTTATTCATCAACCAATTGTCATGATACCTATCCCCAATTTAATTGGGTTTTTAAATATCCCCAAGAGAATATATCgattttataataaacGATACATGTGTGATTCCATTTGTGGTGATGTGACACATTTAGTGAAACAAGATACGATAAGAAGGTTTGAAAAGGGGGATTTACAATTAGGacttgaagaagaattagattGGCCAAGTCGTTGGGTTCAAAAAGGTCAAGATCGGAATAGTGAATGGgtaaatgaattaattggAGATAAAAGAGTTTATGAACAATTAAAAGTGATTAATGAAAAGAGGgagtaa
- the TBLA0D05170 gene encoding uncharacterized protein has translation MFALYTLLLTCSLARAHMAWDNKVSIIPFRSGTTYIEVDEPERATISAPSVSMIPFRSGTTFITVDSPTRTINTKPPVISIMPIKTETFDHSLDLSELATRSTFDVSMLPYHPRKSICKSQDSPFSSSSSTCPPRNSFPPRRTFSFRKNIPICAVTKSVPHYSEISQDAQPRKASLDVTIVPTCSGTTCISVDYPTHTPLLFSERDDDPESYCETVSIDPVSLESASIEAFTTNFQPTSSLAAYLTQLEARSEEDIPIRPKLSTLQFSMVSIRTGTTFITIDYPTRVKMSTLDVTIKPMRSHTTFITVDSPTRITNSEYILSVLPISESSHVVIVPPSKAPRLEEEEE, from the coding sequence ATGTTCGCCCTATACACCCTACTGCTCACTTGCTCCCTTGCCCGCGCTCACATGGCTTGGGATAACAAAGTCTCCATCATCCCATTCCGTTCAGGAACAACCTATATAGAAGTAGATGAACCTGAACGCGCTACCATTTCGGCCCCCAGCGTCTCCATGATCCCCTTCCGTTCAGGAACAACTTTCATCACTGTCGATTCTCCAACACGTACCATCAATACAAAACCTCCCGTCATCTCTATCATGCCCATCAAGACTGAAACTTTCGATCATTCCCTTGATTTGTCCGAATTGGCAACACGCTCCACATTCGACGTATCTATGTTGCCCTATCACCCACGTAAATCCATCTGTAAATCCCAAGACTCACCATTCTCTTCTTCGTCCTCCACATGCCCTCCACGCAATTCTTTCCCTCCTAGGAGAACATTCTCGTTCCGGAAAAATATACCCATCTGTGCTGTCACCAAATCGGTTCCACATTACAGTGAGATTTCTCAAGATGCTCAACCAAGAAAAGCTTCTCTCGATGTTACCATCGTCCCCACCTGTTCTGGTACAACTTGCATTTCTGTAGATTATCCAACTCACACACCTCTCCTCTTTTCAGAACGTGATGATGATCCAGAATCGTATTGTGAAACGGTCTCTATAGATCCTGTTTCATTAGAATCCGCCTCTATCGAAGCCTTTACTACAAATTTCCAACCCACATCCTCCCTTGCTGCTTATTTGACTCAATTAGAAGCCAGATCTGAAGAAGATATCCCCATTAGACCAAAATTGTCTACTCTTCAATTCTCCATGGTCTCAATTAGAACCGGAACTACTTTTATCACCATCGATTATCCAACAAGAGTGAAAATGTCCACCCTTGACGTCACTATCAAGCCAATGAGATCACACACCACATTCATCACTGTGGATTCCCCCACCAGAATTACCAATTcagaatatattctttcaGTCTTACCCATTAGTGAATCTTCTCATGTAGTTATTGTTCCACCTTCTAAAGCTCCACGTTTGGAAGAGGAGGAAGAGTAG